The genomic segment TCTGTCAGCACCAAAGAAAATAATTCAATTTTATGACGTCCTCCTGTGGGTTAAAACGACCTACTTAGTAGTGGGTATTACTCCGAGGCTGAAAATGATCACGCCCATAAACTTCACATTTCTTCATCCACTGCCTTGATGCATCATATAGGAAATACCTTGAAGGAAATTGCTTTTTGAAAATCTAGATTTATCTTCATGAAGTTCTTCGAgtttattattaatcattaatCCTCTATAATTGCTAGGTATGTCTCCAAATATTCTGGTTTTGTGTCACTTTTTCTTTGGAAAAGACATTTATAAACACAAACTTAGCTTCGAGTCAAAACTTTCTCGAatgataaatttaaatttaaaagtaAATGCTCGTTTATTTGTCAATATAAAATACAGTCATTTCAACTTCAAATTGTCTCAGAGTCATCAGCAGACACGAATCACATGTCATGCTGAGTTGTTAAGATTCTCTCGCGATCTTAACACTTCTTTAATTCCAATTAAAGGACAATCGGACTGGAAAACCTCCcacatggttccagcacctgGGTTCAATAATTCCAAAATTACTTTCAAATTGGTTGGAAAGAATTAATAACCATCAAAGCGGATTAATTAATCAGTTCATCAACACTGTGGTACTGAAACAACGAGATCTTTAACGCCACATAAACCCAATATTGATGTAATATTTTGGAAAGGTACACAAATTTCTGCTCAACATCCGAAAATGAATAATCAAAGGTGTGTGAAAGATACCTTGAAGGGGTccagacagctgagtggacagcgcttctgattcgtagtcctgaggttccgggttcgatccccggtggaggcggaaacaaaatggacagagtttctttaaccctgatatacctgttcacctagcagtaaataggtacctgggagttggacagctgctacgggctgcttcctagagatggtgtgtaacaaacaggaggcctggtcgagaatcgggccgcggggacgctaagccccgaaatcacctcaagataaggagGCCTAACAAGGGCCAAGGGGCTTGTTCCCTAGAAGCTGGAGtggcttggtcttgtctctcacccaagaaacaaaacaaacaacGTAATCACAACATTGTTTACGTTACTACAACTTTCTGACATAATACAACATTCTCCATGCATGTATTCATGTATTGCATGGCAATACAACGTTCTTGTAAATGGCTACAACATTCTTCTACCTTGCCACAACGTAATAAAAAAAACGAGAATAGAATGAGCAACCCGAATGAGAATAAAAGGCAACcgaatccctggaaacacaaacagaaactgtctccattttccgcttgttacaacttgtaataaagttgttacatcttggcttaacgtgtttatgacgtattagaacgttgttacaacttgctatattggttgttataactggttaggtggtgttaaaacttgttcgaacgttgtaccaacgtcgtagtttcggtgtgtgtttggtgggatcaACCATCCAGGTGGCGCGGACAACCACAAGTCCCAGACGAGGAAAATGAGTTGCTCGTTTCCACCGAATGACTAATTCCTTAATGGCAGAGAAAGGTTATGGTACTGGCGACAATCTGTGTCAGTGAAGGTAAAGGTAAGAGAGTGTTATATAGCCTAGCCACCTGCTGATTACTCTTCATAATGTTCACCTCCTTATTCTTAGCTTAAAATTATTACTACAGACATACCTATCATTGTTGCAATGATACTCATCACTGGTGCAGAGATACTCATCACTGGTGCAGAGATACTCATCATTGGTGCAGAGATACTCATTACTGCTCTAGAGATACTCATCATTGGTGCAGAGATACTCATCGTTGGTGCAGAGATACTCATTACTGCTCTAGAGATACTCATCATTGGTGCAGAGATACTCATCATTGGTGCAGAGATACTCATTACTGCTCTAGAGATACTCATCATTGGTGCAGAGATACTTATCACTGATGCAGAGATACTTATCACTGGTGCAGAGATACCCATCACTGGTGCAGAGATACTCATCACTGGTGCAGAGATACTCATCACTGGTGCAGAGATACTCATCACTGGTGCAGAGATACTCATCACTGGTGCAGAGATACTCATCACTGGTGCAGAGATACTCATCACTGGTGCAGAGATACTCATTACTGCTCTAGAGATACTCATCATTGGTGCAGAGATACTCATCACGGGTGCAGAGATACTCATCACTGGTGCAGAGATACTCATCACGGGTGCAGAGATACTCATCACTGGTGCAGAGATACCCATCACTGGTACAGAGATACTCATCACTGGTGCAGAGATACTCATCACTGGTGCAGAGATACTCATCACTGGTGCAGAGATACTCATCACTGGTGCAGAGATACTCATCACTGGTGCAGAGATACTCATCACTGGTGCAGAGATACTCGTCACTGGTGCAGAGATACCCATCACAGGTGCAGAGATACTCATCACTGGTGCAGAGATACTCATCACTGGTGCAGAGATACTCGTCACTGGTGCAGAGATACTCATCACTGGTGCAAAGATACCCATCACTGGTGCAGAAATACTCATCATTGGTGCAGAGATACTCATCACTGGTGCAGAGATACTCATCACTGCTGCAGAGATACTCATCACTGCTGCAGAGATACTCATCACTGGTACAGAGATACCCATCACTGCTACAGAGATACCCATCACTGCTACAGAGATACCACAGTTCACAACCCTTGACACATCTGCTAACGAGTTCCCTCCAAACCAAATCTTTAAATAATTAAGCTCACACACCTGAATTGTTAGGAGCAGAGTACGTTAAGTATCACTAAAGCCAGGGTATATGACCCGATGAAATAGGCGATAATGTTGACAGCCAATTCCCTTTTACTAAAAAATTTCTTTCATTATGCCATATGATCATGTTGTTTGTGTCTTATATGGGGTATACTTTTGTTATACTCTCGGGTATATCCCACTGTAAATATTGTACATATGTTGGACATATACTCCACAATATGTTGCACATATGCTCCTTTATAACACAATGCTCCACAAGTCTTACAAACCGTGTACCGAAAGGCAGTAAGTCAAATGTCATATTCTAGAATGTTCCAgaagtaatttaaaaaataatgcaTTAATATAAAATCTGACCAATCAGGGAGAACTCTTTTTGAAAAAAACAATCAGTGAAATCTACGTTTGAAATCAACAAATGAGAGCGAACTACTGGGAGCTGAGGCAGGAACCTTAGCATGATGTAACTGTCTGTCTAGTAGGTTGCATTAGACGGCAAGGAGAACACAGTTGCAAGTTTAGTAAGAGTCTTAGAATTGATGATTAGACAATTGTTGCATAgctcaggagacaaactctgattcTAATAttgattattttattatatgtgcacctagcttcagacacaagcacgtcacagttataccTTACGGAGCTCAGTGAAGGATGACATGGAGTCACTTccaattcaacccgtcctcttaaaaataacgtcgcttttcgctcgtatgcgcgttaTGACCAAAAGTGGACgtgatttgaaatgaaatcgactcacaaaaatgacgtactgtcccgttttctgtttgagtcgtccggcttactcggaaagattaggagaggaaactttcaattaacgtttttcataacgttttgaaactttatgagaatttcctgcccacctaacctaccagaggacccttaacttactgttgttgaaaaaaaaatcccaaatttattttcattttttttttttcgttttcaaattacgtccactttcgaccatacgggtaaacggccaaaatgcGACGTTATTTTTACGAGGACAAGTTCTGCAATTAACGTGTCGACTTTGAATACATGGACGCGTTTGAGTGCAAGAACTATGGCAAACAGTTATGTCTGATGAGTGAAAGCTCAGTTACACGAAGCACCAGTTACTCCAGCAGCACCATAGGAATGTTGTCAGGAGCCAACAGTGTAGTTTGGAAGCGCTCGTTGACCTCAGCATCAGGTTCGTTTAAGGCATTGTATTTTCGTTCCTGTCCAAGTATGGGCTGTTATTTAATCATCTTGGGCGGGATCTTGATCGAAAAATGTTTTGTCAAAACgccgtttttttgttttcaagtgatttttttatattttatattatagtgCTGAATCCCACTTTTACAACTGAGTATCTTTAAGTACTGTAAATGTGTAAGATTGTGACTGTGACAATTAAAAAAGAAACAAACAAATTGGCACAATGAGTCAACAAAGAAGTTGATAGAAACACTCACTAATAAATCACTCACAAACAAAAATAGGAAAAAGCACACATAAACAGATGACGAAtcagatatataaaaaaaaagacatAGACAAAGAGACAATTTCAAAGTCCATCCaacacccccccaaaaaaacaacACAGTAAAATACCAATAAATATAACAAGGCTTATATATATCTCCCTAAAGAACCCCTCGAGCCAAGCTGTAGAGCTTCCACCATGTTTGTTCAATTAATTTCTGGCAAACACTCAATAATTACATTGGCCCAGTGTGTTGACCCAAGAGAGTTCTCGCCTCAGGTAAGGGTAGGAGAGGTAGACACTGGTGAGTGAAGGTTTTAATGGGTATATCAATCCCTCCTCATTGACAGACTGGACAGCCCCCgtctttctctctttgtttacaacacatttttcccaaacgtgGTTCAGGGTAGAGAACATAATGGTTTCATACGTACTTTTGcagcgctatatatatatatatatatatatatatacatcttcagaaggagtgatgatgtattaatatacgaaagtacttaaggaaattcctgtttcaattttcctccatggtctgacactgtcacatttttaatcacgtgtttattttcgtgatatatatatatatatatatatatatatatataactaatataacgcgcatatatatatatatatatatatatatatatatatatatatatatatatatatatatatatatatatatatatatatatatatagaacccaGGTCGCAAGGGACCTCCCCACCAACAGCTCCGCGGTACCACTACCACGATGGAAAAAGCCATTAATGAAGAACTCTCCTTATTTTTGGGTTCCATTGTAGTTAGAACCAACGATAAATTTAGCACCAATACTTTAAGGAAAAAAGACACATGTGAACTTATATATTTATCTTTTCCCATGTCATTCTAATTCACTTAAGCAGAGTGAACTCACTGGGCTTCATCAATGATCTTATAGAATTTGTGGCCCGTAATACTCAAAAGCCGAACTTAAATATTTATAAGTTTTTATTCGATTTAGGCTATCCTTTTGGCTCATAGGAACGGCACAAAGCAAAGCTAAATGCATTCTTTATTCTAAAATGAAACGACGCCACTGGAGTCCTGGGAAGAAATGACCATATAGCCCTCTGTTAAATAATCTGACTCCTATTGTAATAGATACGAGGTGTAAAGTTCCTTTCAATTACCACATTATAATTAAGGAAAGGGTTTGTAAGAAGAGAGTAGGGATGATAGATATCCGGGAGGCGCTTGTATATTATAGAGGCTGCAGCGAAGTTTATGTTGGGAAACAGGGAGTAAATTTCTGATCAGAATTGAAGAAAACGAAAAAGCATATTGAATCATGGTTGGTAATAATGCTGTAGGAAACCATAGTTGGGGAAAAGATCACACTATTGATTTCAAGAGGTGTGAAAAAATCTACAaatgtgcagacgatgagtcacaataacgtggctaaagtatgttgaccagaccacacactagaaggtgaagggacgacgacgtgtcggtccgtcctggaccattctcaagtcgattaccacaatcgacttgagaatggtccaggacggaccgaaacgtcgtcgtcccttcaccttctagtgtgtggtctggtcaacaatcaatCTACAAATGTAGTAATATTAGAACTAGACGGTAAAAGAAAGGGTTTTCATAAATACTTTGTGTAGCTTCGTTGGAAACAAAACATGCGACTTCAACTCAGATAGAGGACCATAGATCAGTTAAATATATAACATGATATGAACATAAAATAAGTTCAGTTACTTGTTTTACGACACTACGGCCTAAGTTTGAATAACAGTGAATGATGGTGGATATTTCTATATGAAAAAATTAagtttttagatttttttttcaaaatgtttTGCTAGATGAAGCAGGCGGGCTGTACCGAAAATCTTCTTGGAATCAGATTTTTTGACCCTGGCACACTGTTCCCTCATGATTCCGGCAACCTCAACCAATGTCCATCCCATACCTCAGACCATTCTCCCTGCAAAGCTGAGTgaagctagccccaagcatctggcctccaacgttagacagacagacattttctCATAGAGACTTTTATTCATTCTGTGACTGGCGGTAATTGTCTTGGCCAAAAAAGGCCAAAATATGAATTTATTATTCACAAGTAattattttaattacgttaattgaagattttttaaaataatttaccATAGACTGCTAATATTATTAATTGAAACAAAATTATCTGATGAAAGCCAGtgataacaaaattaatattttttttgacAGCATTTCATGGCATGTCAAAATCACTTCCAGATTATGCgtagaaataatatatttatttacctTAATATCTATGTAGGAACAACTGACTGATTCAACTAAATATATATTgcaataattaatttatttaactAAATTTTTATTTAGGAATAACTGATTTATTGGACTAAATTTGTTggaataatatatttattattatatattaatatgaaGAAATAAATCCATCATTTATtgaactaaatatatatatcaagGAATCATTGATTAAACTAAATATCCTTATCAACGACCAACGATAAATTCCATGAACAAAATTTATAGAAAAGGGAATACTTAATGATCCAAATAAAATATTGAATCTATTTTTTAAGTAAAATAATTAAGAGTTTGATGGATCATGAATACACCAGTGAGGTTGTACTGGGCATTTCATTGGGcatttacccaaccacttggattggacggtagagcgacggcctcgctttttgcaggtctgcgttcaatccccgactgtccaagtggttgggcaccattccttccctccattctgtcccaaatccttatccttgtcTTGTTGTGATAGTCTCGTCTtgctcatatcccagctcgttgtcctcatatcccagctccttgtccacatatcccagctccttgtcctcatatcccagctccttgtcctcatatcccagctccttgtcctcatatcccagctccttgtcctcatatcccttccaagtgaggTGCTATATATTCTTACTGGCTTATATTACTTTTAtctgataattacttatactttCTAACGACAAGTGTAAGTGAATTGGTGACAATTActaataataaacatatatatatatatatatatatatatatatatatatatatatatatatatatatatatatatatatatatgacagtgtcagaccacggatattgactccttctgaacatgtattaatatacgaaagtacttaaggaaattcctgtttcaattttcctccgtggtctgacactgtcacatttttaattacgtgtttattttcgtgttatacacacacatatatatatatatctgtatgctTCTACAGCGAGCTGTAATCCTCCCAATATAGTGAAGAGAGGAAATATTTCGAAAAAGCTTGAACGTACTCGACCAGGCCAGGATAACCAGAGTAATTTaccctcactttctctctctctcgggggCAGCCTTTGGTATTGACTTATGCAAATGGTGATATCCTCTGGGCCTGAAGTTTTTATAACGTGCTGAAAAACGTAGCAATTACGTTGATCTGTCGGTCGTATTTAACTCTTGTGCTGAGAGCCCTGACCGGCTCGCTTGGAGGTAACTTTCGCTTCTGAAAAAAAATGGTAAAATGTATCAATTTACTCGGGGAATTTGTGTGTGGGTTTATCTGTTTTAAAGTATACTTTAAACAGGCATTTAAATTTGAAAGCTTTTGTAGTAAAGTCAGTGTTCTCAAGCATATAATTAAGAGGCTTCAGAGCTGATTATTCAGACAAATTAATTCATCCAGTATTAGGCTGTTTCGCATCTATATTTCGACAAGTATTAGGCTGTGAGTAAGTAAGAACAGTAAGAGTAAGAACAtgatgggtagagtgaatagtgagAGAAAgaacatggtgggtagagtgaatagtgatAGTAAGAACAtgatgggtagagtgaatagtgagAATAAgaacatggtgggtagagtgaataatgAGAATAAgaacatggtgggtagagtgaatagtgagAATAAgaacatggtgggtagagtgaatagtgagAATAAGAACAtgatgggtagagtgaatagtgatAGTAAGAACATggcgggtagagtgaatagtgagAATAAgaacatggtgggtagagtgaatagtgatAATAAGAACAtgatgggtagagtgaatagtgagAGAAAGAACATggcgggtagagtgaatagtgagAGAAAGAACATGGCGAATAGAGTGAAGATGCCAATGTAGACGACACTGCCCAAAATGTCACGCCCGCTGCacatgattaatctttgtatgtaccccccccccccccttcgcttTATTCTCCACCCTTTACGCCTTATTCTTAACTTATTTGTATTTCTAtgttcctgacccccccccccccagtaatgGTATAAATCAAATACGTCCAGTACAGTCTCAGTCTTAAAATGCTGTAAAATAGAATTAAAATGTATCAcaaaatgctcaccaaattgatgggtagatggcttcttcaataacgaattgtaaaatcacttataacaggaacataatttaatctgctttgatacagattacaaaagaaagtaatttggacattagcagtggtttatgtaacttagatccatttttgatagattaattaaagggcgatttgagtaggatcattggtgCACATTTGTCTTACTAATTCATTGttaatatttactatcttatgctattgttatccatgtgtgggtctgttggtgggtatgaataggagctgcatcgtatgggccaataggccttctgcagtttttaTGCGGttcatatttgtgtccacctaaTTCCCGTTCATTTGtacctcgcctcactccaccactctctcctgcttaTATATGTCCAGTACTTGACCTGTaactcactccttctgaagatgtattaatatacgaaagtacttaaggaaattcctgtttcaattcctcctcctcctccacacacacgatttttatcgtgtgtgtgtgtgcattcacctagttgttcttgcgggggttgagctctgctctttcgacccgtctctcaactgtcaatcaatcaactgtaactaactactaattctcccccacccccacacacatacacacaggaagcagatccgtaacagctgtctaactcccaggtacccatttactgctaggtaacaggaacatcaggatgaagaaaattctgcccatttgtttttcgggtggtgctgggggatctAACCCCCGGTCCCtaagtccacgagtctagagcgctgtccactcagccaccacccaccccatagcgtgtgtgtgtgtgtgtcgagccGCTAGCCTCGGACCGTCTTAACTCTTCACGCCTGGAGACTGAATTTGTGTTTCATGCaaatatgtctctctctctctctctctccctggccgCTACGCTGCCTCCCAAAGTCGCCCACACGACCCAGCAACTCTTCACGAGACGCCAGGAATAGTTCCTGCCACTGAAATAACATGCAAGACAAAATATATGTATTTCTATGTAAAACTATTATTGAAAAGATTTTTGTCTTGTAAATCATAAAATAGCAAAAAAATAAGAATCAAGATGAAGAAATAGGTAGAAGGATATACTTTTTTTTCTAGCCAAATATAGAGAATATATTTAGCTTTAATATTCCTGACAACATAAGACTCGATTGAAAATGCtttctaaagttttttttcatatACACATTTACCAGTTTTGGTTACGTGTTCCCAGGATATATATGCTGTtatgattttattattattattattattattattttctaccacagacgtggccacacatttacaatgctaaccagcatatatacattttcttctgtcctccatggacagggttagagaagtgttaaacatatagttcaagggtttattgaacactcaaccacagaaggtgattcggtgcttttaaaatgctaagctaacctacatacgtaaatacatagatacacagatttacgtatgccttacataaagtgttagatgtgtcttttacatagtgtcattaatgtacattcacaaaggtgaaatgtaattctgatcagcttccatatatactttatacccatacatatacatacacacacacacatatacatacatatatacacacacacatgcattcacatacatttgtctcatttactctgacagggtgagatagctgataaagaaactagtgtgcaattaagcacttaatcactgaaggtgatgaaggtgcttttacaagctcaggttatatagttacatcatatatatacattgtatgattgatatattacatggtcaatcttgggtacaagtccaatatatcatcaagtgttccagtactcatatagtaattacacagttcagcataccttagcccaggagggggaaagtcagtcaatatgggacattctacaatataatgttcaagagagtgcatgttttctctttcacaaagttgacacattgagtactcgacatttggggtttgagaaagctgccagatacgtctatatcccaggcgtattctggccactataacatcacattgccgggttcttgttctattagtcccatatgtgaatgtctcctcacgatatctatcataatatttaatgcttcaactttcaggtctttgtgaatttgttaggtcggtgatactttcattAGATTTTCATTGTTATGAAATAAGAGATATATAGGACCTGGGATATATAGGACCTATATATCCCAGGTCTTTGCTGTAATGAAATAGGAGATATATAGGACCTGGGATATATAGGACCTATATATCACAGGTCTTTGCTGTAATGAAATAGGAGATATATAGGACCTGGGATATATAGGACCTATATATCCCAGGTCTTTGCTGTAAAGAAATAGGAGACCGCTCCCAGCTGGGGAACCAACGCGAACCTTACTTTCAAGCTGTTGACAGAATGAATATTTTTATCTTTTATGATTCTCTTCGGAAACTATCCCATTTTTATGAGGATGGCGGATGGCCTTGACGTAAAGTTATTGGGTCGATGGCCATTACGGCACTTACGATGGCCATTACAGCACTTACGATGGTCATTACAGCAGTTACGATGGCCATTACAGCAGTTACGATGTCCATTACAGCAGTTACGATCACCATTACAGCAGTTACGATCACCATTACAGCAGTTACGATCACCATTACAGCAGTTACGATCACCATTTCAGCAGTTACGATCACCATTACAGCAGTTACGATCACCATTACAGCAGTTACGATCACCATTACAGCAGTTACGATCACCATTCCAACAGTTACGTTGATCAATGTAACTACGTTATCAAGGGTACTCACCTATCAGTGGTCACCTATCAGGGCCGAGGCGAAGGGAAGATCTAGtgccacataccccccccccctcctacgagggggcctcgtagcctggtggatagcgcgcaggactcgtaattctgcggcgcgggttcgattcccgcacgaggcagaaacaaatgggccaagtttctttcaccctaagcccctgttacctagcagtaaatatgtacctgggtgttagtcagctgtcacgggctgcttcctgaggggtggaggcttggtcgaggaccgggccgcggggacactaaagccccgaaatcatctcaagataacctctagataaccTCCCACTGGCCTCATTGTTCACCTGTTGCGTGTATTAAACTATTCTGCCTTGTTACTTTGAAGTCCTCGGGCGGTCAAACGACTCGAGGAGAGGCAACGGAGCCACGCTATTGGTCGAGACGCCGGAGCGGTCAAACGACTCGAGGAGAGGCAACGGAGCCACGCTATTGGTCGAGACGCCGGAGCGGTCAAACGACTCGGGGAGAGGCAACGGAGCCACGCTATTGGTCGAGACGCCGGAGCAGATATTCCAATTAATATATAAACAATGAGCTGAACTTCGGAAGGAACAATTACCGGCTCGCGGGAGTCATGGAAGTTAGCCGGGACCCGTATTCCCCGGGTGTGTGTTCCGTGTATAATACACCAGCCCCGGGTGTGTGTTCAGTGTATAATACACCAGCCCCGGGTGTGTGTTCCGTGTATAATACACCAGCCCCGGGTGTGTGTTCAGTGTATAATACACCAGCCCCGGGTGTGTGTTCCGTGTATAATACACCAGCCTCGGGTGTGTGTTCCGTGTATAATACACCAGCCCCGGGTGTGTGTTCCGTGTATAATACACCAGCCTCGGGTGTGTGTTCCGTGTATAATACACCAGCCCCGGGTGTGTGTTCCGTGTATAATACACCAGCCC from the Procambarus clarkii isolate CNS0578487 chromosome 69, FALCON_Pclarkii_2.0, whole genome shotgun sequence genome contains:
- the LOC138355858 gene encoding outer membrane protein A-like, with product MILITGAEILITGAEILIIGAEILITALEILIIGAEILIVGAEILITALEILIIGAEILIIGAEILITALEILIIGAEILITDAEILITGAEIPITGAEILITGAEILITGAEILITGAEILITGAEILITGAEILITGAEILITALEILIIGAEILITGAEILITGAEILITGAEILITGAEIPITGTEILITGAEILITGAEILITGAEILITGAEILITGAEILITGAEILVTGAEIPITGAEILITGAEILITGAEILVTGAEILITGAKIPITGAEILIIGAEILITGAEILITAAEILITAAEILITGTEIPITATEIPITATEIPQFTTLDTSANEFPPNQIFK